Proteins from a single region of Pyrus communis chromosome 6, drPyrComm1.1, whole genome shotgun sequence:
- the LOC137736447 gene encoding uncharacterized protein — protein sequence MKFSSPSTSTLSIIFLSTFLLQLTFISSQICQRSCGKLPLKFPFGTDPGCGDPGFNPHVSCSQGNPIFTTHTGSYPITNIDYTKKVMYISDPSMSTCSCNQQSKGFSLDWDAPFSFQDDNVFALLDCSLSNSPVFQQNSLYTDQKNNSKVSLCDNQGAPICSFLYSCQAISTINLPISTCCVYTPVDLGPAFEMDLEKLQCSSYSGFYSFNEHESDPNSWNYGIALKYKFSVNNEYPDSCVNCERSNGVCGYYGNYNSFICNCPNGINTTNDCFFGASYNYGSRLRSSQIGTWLIYCLAWLLVLVL from the exons ATGAAGTTTAGCTCTCCTTCAACATCAACTCTCTCCATCATCTTCCTCTCCACCTTCCTCCTCCAACTCACCTTCATCTCCTCCCAAATCTGCCAAAGATCCTGCGGCAAACTCCCCCTCAAGTTCCCATTCGGCACCGACCCCGGCTGCGGCGACCCGGGCTTCAACCCCCACGTGTCATGCAGCCAGGGAAACCCTATCTTCACAACCCACACCGGATCCTACCCCATCACCAACATAGACTACACAAAGAAAGTTATGTACATCTCAGACCCCTCCATGTCAACATGTTCATGCAACCAACAATCCAAAGGTTTTTCCCTAGACTGGGACGCACCCTTCAGTTTCCAAGACGACAACGTTTTTGCCCTACTCGACTGCTCGCTTTCCAACTCTCCAGTCTTCCAGCAAAACTCCCTATATACAGACCAAAAAAACAACTCTAAAGTGTCCCTATGTGACAACCAAGGTGCTCCGATTTGCAGCTTCTTGTACTCGTGCCAGGCGATCAGCACGATCAACCTCCCGATATCCACGTGTTGCGTTTACACGCCGGTGGATCTCGGGCCGGCTTTCGAGATGGATTTGGAGAAGCTGCAGTGCAGTTCTTACTCAGGGTTTTACAGCTTCAACGAACATGAGTCTGACCCAAATAGTTGGAACTACGGGATTGCCCTCAAGTACAAGTTCAGTGTGAACAACGAGTATCCGGATTCGTGTGTTAATTGTGAGAGGAGTAATGGGGTTTGTGGGTATTATGGTAATTACAACTCGTTTATATGTAATTGTCCGAATGGGATCAACACTACCAATGATTGCTTTTTTGGAGCTTCTTATAACTATGGTTCAAGGCTTCGATCGTCGCAGATTG GGACTTGGTTAATCTATTGCTTGGCTTGGCTATTGGTTTTGGTATTGTAG
- the LOC137737761 gene encoding glutathione S-transferase U17-like, producing MGNSDVKVLGMWPSPFVMRARIALNLKSVDYEFLQETFGSKSELLLQSNPVHKKVPVLIHGDKPVCESLIIVEYIDEVWASGPSILPSDPYDRATARFWAAYISEKWYPSMKGIGFAQGEEAKKAAIEQVTEGLALLEEAFEKSSKGNVFFGGDEIGYLDIAFGCFLGWLRVNEKLHGIKLLDQTKTPGLVKWADKFCAHAAVKDVMPETDKLVEIAKILAAKARAAAAPPSN from the exons ATGGGCAACAGCGACGTCAAAGTTCTGGGAATGTGGCCGAGTCCGTTCGTGATGAGGGCTCGCATTGCCCTTAACCTCAAATCCGTCGACTACGAGTTTCTACAGGAGACATTCGGATCTAAAAGCGAGCTTCTTCTTCAGTCCAATCCAGTCCACAAGAAAGTGCCAGTTCTCATTCATGGTGACAAACCAGTTTGTGAATCTCTCATCATTGTTGAGTACATTGACGAAGTTTGGGCATCTGGTCCGTCTATCCTCCCTTCTGACCCCTACGATCGCGCTACTGCACGATTTTGGGCTGCCTATATCAGCGAGAAG TGGTATCCATCCATGAAGGGCATTGGTTTTGCACAAGGAGAGGAGGCAAAGAAGGCAGCAATCGAACAAGTGACAGAAGGGCTGGCGCTGCTGGAGGAAGCCTTTGAGAAATCCAGCAAAGGCAACGTATTTTTCGGCGGAGATGAGATCGGATACTTGGACATTGCGTTCGGGTGCTTCTTGGGGTGGCTCAGAGTAAACGAGAAGCTGCATGGAATCAAACTGCTCGACCAAACGAAAACGCCGGGGCTGGTAAAATGGGCTGACAAGTTCTGTGCACATGCTGCTGTGAAGGATGTTATGCCTGAGACTGACAAGCTTGTTGAGATTGCCAAGATTCTTGCTGCCAAAGCAAGAGCTGCAGCCGCTCCTCCGTCTAATTAG
- the LOC137737536 gene encoding glutathione S-transferase U17-like — MAKSDVKVLGAWPSPYVMRARIALNIKSVEYELLEETFAPKSQLLLQSNPVHKKIPVLIHGDKPVCESLIIVEYIDEVWASGPSILPSDPLDRATARFWAAYVDEKWFPSLRGIGAAQEDEARKAAVEQVAEGLAQMEEAFQKTSKGKDFFSGDKIGYLDIAFGCFLGWLRVTEKMNGVKFLDEAKIPGLVKWAEKFSADPAVKDVMPETDKLAEVAKIIMARLRAAGASK; from the exons ATGGCGAAGAGCGACGTAAAGGTTTTGGGAGCGTGGCCGAGCCCATACGTGATGAGGGCTCGGATCGCGCTCAATATCAAGTCAGTGGAATATGAGCTTCTTGAGGAGACGTTCGCACCCAAAAGCCAGCTTCTTCTCCAGTCCAATCCAGTCCACAAGAAAATCCCAGTTCTCATTCATGGTGATAAGCCCGTCTGTGAGTCTCTCATCATTGTGGAGTACATCGATGAGGTTTGGGCCTCAGGCCCGTCGATTCTCCCTTCTGACCCGTTGGATCGCGCTACTGCAAGATTTTGGGCTGCCTACGTCGATGAGAAG TGGTTTCCGTCGCTGAGAGGCATTGGTGCCGCTCAAGAAGACGAGGCAAGGAAGGCAGCAGTCGAGCAAGTTGCAGAAGGGCTGGCTCAAATGGAGGAAGCCTTTCAAAAGACCAGCAAAGGCAAGGACTTCTTCAGTGGAGACAAAATTGGGTACCTGGACATTGCATTCGGGTGCTTCTTGGGGTGGCTCAGAGTCACAGAGAAAATGAATGGGGTCAAATTTCTGGACGAAGCAAAGATCCCAGGGCTGGTCAAATGGGCTGAGAAGTTCAGTGCAGATCCTGCTGTGAAGGATGTTATGCCGGAGACTGACAAGTTGGCTGAGGTTGCAAAGATTATTATGGCCAGATTGAGAGCTGCAGGTGCTTCCAAGTGA
- the LOC137737742 gene encoding hydroxyproline O-galactosyltransferase GALT6-like yields MKRGKFDSLLPPSRLRMIQVFIGAVIVYLLLISFEIPHVLKSGFESSGLDDGLFETLEDAFPRTFWLESEEEMGERDAPSRPAEDAFRVAGGSPNRTPQRQMREVKKVSGLVFEDTLFGGNVSKDQVSELHRTAKSAWVAGKKLWAELEAGRLESDLKTKPENRSEPCPYSFLLSGSEFESRKRVMVLPCGMTLGSHITVVGTPRWAHSEYDPKIAVLKEGDEAVMVSQFMMELQGLKNVEGEDPPRILHFNPRLKGDWSGKPVIEQNTCYRMQWGSALRCEGWRSLADEDTVDGQVKCEKWIRDDDNKTEESKATWWLNRLIGRTKKVTIDWPYPFAEGKLFVLTVSAGLEGFHINVDGRHVTAFPYRTGFVLEDATGLSVNGDIDVHSVLAASLPTSHPSFSPQMHLEMVTKWKAPFLPYGHVELFIGILSAGNHFAERMAVRKSWMQHKLIKSSRVVARFFVALHGRKEVNMELMKEVDYFGDIVIVPYMDNYDLVVLKTVAICEYGVRTVPARYIMKCDDDTFIRVDAVLKEARKVRGYKSFYIGNMNYHHKPLRHGKWAVTYEEWPEEDYPPYANGPGYIISSDIAKSLVSEFEKHKLRLFKMEDVSMGMWVEQFNKSKPVEYVHSWKFCQFGCINDYYTAHYQSPRQMICMWDKLQQGKPRCCNMR; encoded by the exons ATGAAGCGAGGCAAGTTCGACTCGTTGCTGCCGCCGAGTCGACTCAGAATGATTCAGGTTTTTATTGGGGCAGTGATCGTCTACCTGCTCCTGATCAGCTTCGAAATCCCCCACGTTTTGAAATCCGGGTTTGAGTCTTCGGGTTTGGACGACGGGCTGTTCGAGACGCTGGAGGACGCATTTCCCAGGACGTTTTGGCTCGAGAGCGAGGAGGAAATGGGCGAGAGGGACGCCCCGAGTAGGCCGGCGGAGGATGCGTTTCGGGTCGCCGGCGGCTCGCCGAACCGGACACCCCAGCGGCAAATGCGGGAGGTCAAGAAAGTTTCCGGCTTGGTGTTCGAGGACACTCTGTTCGGCGGCAATGTCAGTAAGGACCAAGTCTCCGAGCTTCATAGAACCGCCAAGAGCGCTTGGGTAGCTGGGAAGAAGCTCTGGGCGGAGCTCGAGGCCGGAAGGCTCGAGTCTGACCTGAAGACCAAGCCCGAGAACCGCTCTGAGCCGTGCCCGTACTCGTTTTTGCTGTCCGGGTCGGAATTCGAGTCCCGGAAACGGGTCATGGTTCTTCCCTGCGGGATGACTCTGGGGTCTCACATAACGGTGGTGGGCACGCCGAGGTGGGCCCACTCGGAGTACGATCCGAAGATTGCGGTGTTGAAGGAGGGAGACGAGGCGGTGATGGTCTCGCAGTTTATGATGGAGTTGCAGGGTTTGAAGAATGTGGAGGGGGAGGACCCGCCGAGGATACTGCATTTCAATCCGAGGTTGAAGGGGGATTGGAGTGGGAAGCCGGTGATCGAGCAGAACACTTGTTACCGGATGCAATGGGGCTCGGCACTCCGCTGCGAGGGTTGGAGGTCCCTGGCTGATGAAGATACTG TTGATGGACAGGTGAAATGTGAGAAGTGGATTCGTGATGATGACAATAAGACGGAAGAATCAAAGGCCACATGGTGGTTGAACAGGCTGATTGGACGAACGAAGAAGGTGACCATAGACTGGCCATACCCTTTTGCAGAGGGAAAGCTGTTTGTTCTTACCGTAAGTGCTGGTTTGGAAGGTTTCCATATCAATGTCGATGGGAGGCATGTTACTGCTTTCCCTTATCGCACG GGATTTGTTCTTGAGGATGCTACCGGACTCTCTGTAAATGGAGACATTGATGTGCACTCTGTGCTTGCAGCCTCCTTGCCCACATCACATCCTAGTTTTTCACCCCAGATGCACCTCGAAATGGTGACTAAGTGGAAAGCTCCATTTCTTCCCTACGGGCATGTAGAGTTGTTCATTGGCATTCTGTCCGCTGGGAACCATTTTGCAGAGCGTATGGCTGTGAGAAAGTCTTGGATGCAGCATAAATTAATCAAATCTTCGCGTGTTGTGGCTCGTTTTTTTGTAGCACTG CAtggaagaaaggaagtgaatATGGAACTAATGAAAGAAGTAGATTATTTTGGGGACATTGTTATAGTTCCTTATATGGATAACTATGATCTGGTAGTATTGAAGACTGTTGCAATCTGCGAATATGGG GTTCGCACGGTGCCTGCAAGGTATATCATGAAGTGCGATGATGACACATTTATCAGGGTGGATGCTGTGCTCAAGGAAGCACGGAAAGTTCGTGGATATAAAAGCTTCTATATTGGAAATATGAACTACCACCACAAGCCTCTTCGCCATGGTAAATGGGCAGTGACGTATGAG GAATGGCCAGAAGAAGATTATCCACCCTATGCAAATGGTCCAGGATACATAATCTCCTCTGACATAGCAAAGTCCCTCGTATCCGAGTTTGAAAAGCACAAATTGCGA TTGTTCAAGATGGAAGATGTGAGCATGGGAATGTGGGTAGAGCAATTCAACAAATCTAAACCGGTGGAGTATGTGCATAGCTGGAAGTTCTGCCAGTTTGGGTGCATCAACGACTATTACACCGCGCATTACCAATCTCCGAGACAAATGATATGCATGTGGGACAAATTGCAACAAGGGAAACCCCGGTGCTGCAATATGCGATGA
- the LOC137738319 gene encoding pentatricopeptide repeat-containing protein At1g05670, mitochondrial-like yields MKRCAILSVYCFQISCHRPRLNIAVNSSLFVFRRFLSHGISLGSKDTRPFPDYSPKKPTIKDAELVHRISTTIKLRCSEPFRSILKPYESNFRSDHLIWVLMNIKNDYKLVLDFFDWACLRKDPSLEACCVVVQIAAASKDLKTAHELIHNFWAKPKLDVGLSFAHFSDRLIYTYKDWGSDTHVFDVFFRVLVETEMLNEARKLFEKLLSYGLVISVDSCNLFLTRLSNTFDGIEMAIKFFIEYPEVGIHWNTTSYNIIIHCLCRLGKIKEAHHLLLQMELRGCVPDVVSYSTLISRYCYVGELQKVLKLIEEMKIKGLKQNSYTYNGIILFLCKTGKLSEAEGLLREMMVLGVLPGNVVYTTLIDGFCKLGNIPAAYRLFDEMRDRKIIPDYITYTAIIHGFCQIGKMTEADKLFHEMVSRGLEPDEVTYTALIDGYCKTGEMKEAFSLHNQMVNMGLTPNVVTYTALADGLCKRGEVDVANELLHEVCRKGLQLNVFTYNSIVNGLCKLGNIVEAEKLVEQMEGAGPCPDTITCTTLMDAYCKMRDMAKAQKVLREMLDRGLQPTVVTFNVLMNGFCMSGMVEDAERLLKWMLEKGIVPNAATYNSLMKQYCIRNNMRTTAEIYRSMCACGVIPDSNTYNILIKGHSKARNMKEAWFLHKEMAGKGFIPTASCYSALIKGFFKRRKFAEARELFEEMRRHGAVADREAYNVFVDMNYEEGNMDITLDLCDEIIENCLVGKAQE; encoded by the coding sequence ATGAAGAGGTGCGCCATTTTGTCAGTCTATTGTTTTCAGATCTCCTGTCATCGTCCCCGCTTAAATATTGCTGTAAATTCTTCTCTATTCGTCTTTAGGAGGTTTTTAAGTCATGGAATTTCTTTAGGATCAAAAGATACAAGGCCTTTTCCTGACTATTCACCCAAGAAACCTACCATCAAAGATGCCGAACTTGTACATCGCATCTCCACCACAATTAAGCTTCGCTGCTCTGAGCCTTTTCGCAGTATTCTGAAGCCTTATGAATCTAATTTCAGGTCTGACCATCTTATTTGGGTTCTCATGAATATTAAGAATGACTATAAACTAGTTCTGGATTTCTTTGACTGGGCATGCTTACGAAAGGACCCATCATTAGAAGCCTGTTGTGTCGTTGTACAAATTGCTGCAGCATCAAAGGATCTTAAAACAGCGCATGAGCTCATTCATAATTTTTGGGCAAAACCCAAGTTAGATGTTGGTCTTTCATTCGCTCACTTTTCTGATCGGTTGATATACACTTACAAGGATTGGGGTTCAGATACCCATGTGTTTGATGTTTTCTTCCGGGTCCTTGTTGAAACTGAGATGCTCAATGAAGCAAGAAAGCTTTTTGAGAAATTGTTGAGCTATGGGTTGGTTATCTCTGTTGATTCCTGTAATTTATTTCTTACTCGGCTATCAAACACCTTTGATGGGATTGAGATGGCAATAAAATTCTTCATCGAATACCCTGAAGTGGGTATTCATTGGAACACCACATCATACAATATTATCATTCATTGTCTTTGTCGATTAGGGAAAATAAAAGAGGCCCACCATTTACTCCTGCAAATGGAGTTGAGGGGCTGTGTACCTGATGTTGTAAGTTATAGTACTTTAATCAGCAGATATTGTTATGTTGGAGAACTGCAGAAGGTTTTGAAGCTCATAgaggaaatgaaaataaaaggatTGAAGCAAAATTCCTATACATATAACGGCATAATACTCTTTCTGTGTAAAACAGGTAAACTATCTGAAGCAGAAGGGTTACTGAGGGAGATGATGGTTCTGGGAGTACTTCCTGGTAATGTCGTCTACACTACTCTAATTGATGGATTCTGTAAGTTGGGTAATATTCCTGCTGCATATAGGCTATTTGACGAAATGCGGGATAGGAAAATAATCCCTGATTATATTACATATACTGCTATTATTCATGGATTTTGTCAAATAGGGAAGATGACAGAAGCAGATAAGCTCTTCCATGAAATGGTTAGCAGAGGATTAGAACCAGATGAAGTTACTTATACAGCCCTTATTGATGGTTATTGCAAAACAGGCGAGATGAAAGAGGCGTTTTCGCTTCACAACCAGATGGTTAATATGGGGCTTACCCCAAATGTTGTCACTTATACGGCATTGGCTGATGGCCTTTGTAAAAGAGGGGAGGTAGATGTAGCAAATGAACTTCTTCATGAGGTGTGCAGGAAGGGCCTTCAACTTAATGTCTTCACTTACAACTCAATTGTTAACGGCCTTTGTAAGTTGGGAAACATAGTGGAGGCAGAAAAATTGGTGGAACAAATGGAGGGTGCAGGGCCCTGTCCTGACACTATTACTTGTACCACTCTGATGGATGCATATTGTAAGATGAGGGATATGGCTAAGGCTCAGAAGGTCCTGCGTGAGATGCTCGATAGAGGGCTTCAACCTACAGTTGTTACATTCAATGTGCTTATGAATGGATTTTGTATGTCAGGAATGGTGGAAGATGCTGAGAGGCTACTTAAGTGGATGTTGGAGAAGGGTATAGTGCCTAATGCGGCAACCTACAATTCTCTCATGAAGCAGTACTGCATTAGAAATAATATGCGTACTACAGCGGAAATTTATAGGAGCATGTGTGCTTGTGGGGTGATTCCTGATAGCAACACCTATAACATTTTGATAAAAGGGCATTCTAAGGCAAGGAATATGAAAGAGGCTTGGTTTTTGCATAAAGAAATGGCAGGAAAGGGATTTATTCCGACGGCAAGTTGTTACAGTGCACTTATTAAGGGTTTTTTCAAGAGAAGGAAATTTGCGGAGGCAAGGGAACTATTTGAAGAAATGCGGAGACATGGTGCGGTTGCAGATAGAGAAGCATACAACGTTTTTGTCGATATGAACTATGAAGAAGGGAACATGGACATTACTCTAGATCTTTGCGACGAAATTATAGAGAATTGTCTTGTTGGCAAAGCCCAAGAATGA